In one window of Paucidesulfovibrio gracilis DSM 16080 DNA:
- a CDS encoding glutaminyl-peptide cyclotransferase, with product MFTVLQRFAWPLFFCLLCWATPGLASGGGYRPPQDTPLLGIRILHALPHDPLAFTQGLCMHDGKIYESTGRYGESELRVLDAASGKLLRRRALPNDLFGEGLTLVGQRLLQLTWRSGRVLFWQAPSLERIGEARLPGDSWGLAAGPDLLYRSDGSATLQRLRPHDLQPAGSLTVHDQGHEVRQLNELEWVNGRLVANIWFEDVLAVIDPVTGQVQAWVDLSPLRPLLWPDAGVANGTAWDGRNLYVTGKNWNKLFVLRIPNAPWDP from the coding sequence ATGTTCACCGTACTTCAACGCTTTGCCTGGCCGCTGTTCTTTTGCCTGCTGTGCTGGGCAACTCCGGGACTTGCTTCCGGGGGAGGGTATCGCCCACCGCAGGATACGCCGCTGCTCGGCATCCGCATCCTGCACGCCCTGCCGCATGACCCCCTGGCCTTTACACAAGGGCTGTGCATGCATGACGGAAAAATCTATGAATCCACAGGCCGCTACGGTGAATCCGAACTGCGGGTTCTGGACGCGGCATCGGGTAAGCTCCTCCGCCGCCGCGCCTTGCCCAACGATCTGTTCGGCGAAGGCCTGACCCTTGTCGGACAACGCCTGCTTCAATTGACCTGGCGCTCCGGGAGGGTGCTGTTCTGGCAGGCTCCCTCGCTGGAGCGGATTGGGGAAGCGCGGCTGCCGGGCGATTCCTGGGGACTGGCCGCAGGACCGGACCTTCTCTATCGCAGTGACGGGAGCGCCACCCTGCAACGTTTGCGCCCGCACGATCTCCAGCCCGCCGGAAGCCTGACCGTACACGATCAGGGCCACGAAGTGCGCCAACTCAACGAGCTGGAATGGGTCAACGGACGATTGGTGGCCAATATCTGGTTCGAAGACGTGCTGGCCGTGATCGACCCTGTCACAGGGCAGGTGCAGGCCTGGGTGGATCTCTCCCCCTTGCGGCCGCTACTCTGGCCCGACGCGGGCGTGGCCAACGGCACGGCCTGGGACGGCCGAAATCTCTACGTGACGGGCAAAAACTGGAACAAACTTTTTGTGCTGCGCATCCCGAACGCTCCGTGGGATCCCTAG
- the lgt gene encoding prolipoprotein diacylglyceryl transferase, translating to MIVLPEFDPVAWRIGPLALRWYGLAYAAGFAAAWFWGRARARQAWRGMSAPQLDDLLTWLILGLVLGGRLGYVLFYNLPYYWEHPEDIIKVWHGGMAFHGGVVGVALVMWLFARRHALSLFTVADFLVPLVPPGLFLGRLANFVNGELWGRATDVPWAMVFPHPASGGLPRHPSQLYEAGLEGLVLGGLLWWYSRVSRPRGRVTGLFLAGYGVARFLVEFTRQPDAQLGFVAFDWLSMGQVLSLPMVLFGGWLLLRRVPEDH from the coding sequence TTGATTGTTTTGCCGGAATTCGATCCCGTGGCCTGGCGCATCGGCCCGTTGGCGCTTCGTTGGTATGGGTTGGCCTATGCCGCCGGGTTTGCCGCGGCCTGGTTCTGGGGCCGGGCCAGGGCGCGACAGGCCTGGCGGGGCATGAGCGCGCCCCAGTTGGACGATCTGCTGACCTGGCTGATCCTCGGGTTGGTCCTGGGCGGTCGGCTGGGCTATGTGTTGTTCTACAATCTTCCGTATTATTGGGAACATCCGGAGGATATCATCAAGGTCTGGCACGGCGGCATGGCCTTCCACGGCGGGGTCGTGGGCGTGGCCCTGGTGATGTGGCTGTTTGCCCGGCGTCATGCATTGTCTCTTTTTACGGTGGCGGATTTTCTGGTACCGCTGGTGCCGCCCGGATTGTTCCTGGGGCGGCTGGCCAACTTCGTGAACGGTGAATTGTGGGGACGGGCCACGGATGTGCCCTGGGCCATGGTGTTTCCACATCCCGCGTCCGGCGGGCTGCCACGGCATCCATCGCAATTGTACGAAGCCGGACTGGAAGGGCTGGTGCTCGGCGGATTGCTGTGGTGGTATTCCCGGGTTTCCCGGCCCAGGGGACGTGTCACGGGCCTGTTTTTGGCGGGGTACGGCGTGGCCCGTTTTCTGGTGGAGTTTACCCGGCAGCCGGACGCGCAGCTCGGATTCGTGGCCTTTGACTGGTTGAGCATGGGCCAGGTGCTGTCCCTGCCCATGGTGCTGTTCGGCGGATGGCTGTTGCTTCGTCGCGTGCCGGAGGACCACTGA
- the ispG gene encoding flavodoxin-dependent (E)-4-hydroxy-3-methylbut-2-enyl-diphosphate synthase, with the protein MNDRHKTREIHIRGVGVGGDNPVRVQSMCNTDTRDVNATLAQIARLAEAGCEIVRLAVPDDIAANALTAIRSNTDVPLVADIHFDHRLAIMAAEAGVDALRINPGNIGGPDKVDAVVDIARDKGLPIRIGVNSGSVEKHLLEQFGGPTPEAMVESALAHVALLEKRGFEDIKISLKSSSVLNTIAAYRLLARRVDYPLHIGVTEAGTLVRGAIKSSVGLGILLWEGLGDTLRVSLTHDPVDEIGVAWEILRALGLRERGPEIVSCPTCGRTEIDLIGLTAQVEERLRGVNDVFTCAVMGCVVNGPGEAREADIGIAGGRGLGIIFRKGEVIRKVRGEENLLPEFMKELESFLQERRGN; encoded by the coding sequence ATGAATGATCGCCACAAGACCCGTGAAATCCACATTCGAGGCGTGGGCGTGGGCGGGGACAACCCCGTGCGTGTCCAGTCCATGTGCAATACCGACACCCGCGACGTGAACGCGACCCTGGCCCAGATCGCCCGGCTAGCCGAAGCCGGATGCGAAATCGTGCGCCTGGCCGTACCCGACGACATCGCGGCCAACGCCCTTACCGCCATCCGCTCCAACACGGACGTCCCCCTGGTGGCGGACATCCACTTCGACCACCGCCTGGCCATCATGGCGGCCGAGGCAGGAGTGGACGCCCTGCGCATCAACCCGGGCAACATCGGCGGTCCCGATAAAGTGGATGCCGTGGTGGACATTGCCCGCGACAAGGGGCTGCCCATCCGCATTGGCGTCAACTCCGGGTCCGTGGAAAAGCACTTGCTGGAACAATTCGGCGGTCCCACGCCCGAAGCCATGGTGGAAAGCGCCCTGGCCCATGTTGCCCTGCTGGAAAAACGCGGCTTCGAGGATATTAAAATTTCCCTGAAGTCCTCCTCCGTGCTGAACACCATTGCCGCCTACCGGCTGCTGGCCAGGCGCGTGGACTACCCCCTGCACATCGGCGTCACCGAGGCAGGCACCCTGGTGCGCGGCGCCATCAAAAGCTCCGTGGGCCTGGGCATTCTGCTCTGGGAGGGGCTGGGCGACACCCTGCGCGTGTCCCTGACCCATGATCCCGTGGACGAAATCGGCGTGGCCTGGGAAATTCTGCGTGCTTTGGGCTTGCGGGAGCGTGGCCCGGAAATCGTTTCCTGCCCCACCTGCGGCCGCACGGAAATCGACCTCATCGGGCTGACCGCCCAGGTGGAGGAACGACTGCGGGGCGTGAACGACGTGTTCACCTGCGCTGTCATGGGCTGCGTGGTCAACGGCCCGGGCGAGGCACGGGAAGCGGACATCGGCATTGCCGGGGGCCGGGGGCTTGGCATTATTTTTCGCAAGGGCGAGGTCATCCGCAAGGTACGCGGCGAGGAAAACCTGCTGCCCGAATTCATGAAGGAACTGGAATCCTTTCTCCAAGAACGACGAGGTAACTAA